The sequence TttttgtgaaattaaaatgaatcCTTGATGATTCCCACTAATATAACTTTATCATTCCGCAACTTTATGCAGTGCTCAATTCCGATTggtcttttttgtgttttcttaAGCTTCATCTGAACATTAAAGCCTGAACATTCTCTCCAAAATtcaacctagggtctttttgtgaattTACCCGAGTCAAACcttcgtttaaaagcataattacgttggaagcgccacttttaagattgatcgtattgtcgttttcgggtcaaatggccttttgaatgggattgCTAGGGGAACAACTCACTTGGTTTTTCTGCTTGCCGCCATCTTGCCAGTCAAGAAGTGAGTTGTACAAAATCTTTTTTGTACAAAATgcacaatgttctcaatgctcgagtcaatgtgtagagaccctggtgatacttcggtcaaagtttcatgttgtgtcgagccttcttagtgttttaaaaatagctaTTTTGACGCATAAtgcatcaaaatagtagtgcccgtagcactcccattcaaaaggccatttgacccaAAAACAACAATACggtcaagcttaaaagtggcgcttcggacgtaattatgcttttaaacgaatgtttgactcgggtacattcacaaaaagagcctaggatgcattttggcgagagttacgctttaaCCCCTGCCATAGGCAACCACTCTTTGTTACATCATTAGCTGTGAAGTTCTGATGGGCTACACAGAAGCTTGTTAGCTAGTTATTAAACTGTAGTAATATGATTTAGCATTGATATTAATTGATTTTGAACATGAAGCTCTGTAAAAGTTGGGACAATGTACAACCAGTAAGCCATTATTGCACTATGAATCCTGTCATGGCAACACAAGACAGAGTCAGAATGTACTCAGCAGTAATGGCCACCTGGTTGTATATTCCTTCCCATAAATCTCTGTTGCGGTTTTGTGGCCTGTGGTTGTGATGTTCTGTTGACTGTGTTATGTTCTGTGCTGCTCAGAGCTGGCAGAGCTGCCTCTGGTGCGTTTGGATTTCTCCTGTAACAAGGTGACGTCCATCCCCGTCTGCTACCGCAACCTCCGACACTTACAGAGCATTGTGTTAGACAACAACCCCCTACAGAGCCCCCCtgcacaggtaacacacacacacacacatacacacacacacacacgctcagtttgtacacaaatacacagatacttgctctatcacacacacacacagacacactcacacgcaaaaACACAAAGCTTTGCTAACTGAGTCTTAAGGTGTTGTCTGCTTGATTTACaatagagtcccgaagtgtGACGTAACGTTTCCATGAccgcagaatcactggatctaaacaaactttcgaagtgccataaatagcattgaatttagacatgtggcatcatttctagctaataaaaataaatatatccatttaaacatgttttacctgctaggcagcagcttagccacataacacggattccctggcaggtgtaatagaaagaaacaaaattccagtggatatttcacgtcttctcaaagactggcggctgttaagagcgacgttttttgccaaaaaaataaagccaaaacacgtctgtgaatttaaggattttaaccgcatgctgtgaagttacatgcaggtcttttttacggaggaaacccatgctaaaataaaactctgtagtcacgaatttgatcgtgttggtatgaatatatgttgtagtatgtgattcctacagtgtaaaaaatatactaacgtcttagaaacTTTGTAAAAtcattgaaatagattaagaaagccaccgctatggcgatttcaatggttagattgatttgtttagatccagtgaaattgctgccttggcaacgctacgtcatggcttcgggacTCTATTGAAGTCGTTATTAACATTATTAAAAACCCACATAGCTGTACCTGAAAACTACAGTAATTGACCAACCCACATCCTTAAACAGGACAAATTGCTTTTGAAGAttgtttgcaaacacacacacactcacaatgacGCACACAGTCCAGCCTCCAGTGGAAAAGATGATCTGAATGGAGCGATTGGTGTGGTTGAGTTGTGTCGGGACATGTTAGTCATGCGTTCTGTTCTCCTGTCTCCTGACAGATCTGTATAAAGGGGAAGATCCACATATTTAAATATCTGAACATGGAGGCGTGCAAGACAGCACCTGACCTCCCAGACTACGACAGGAGACCACTATTCGGGAACTGGTaagggacagacacacacacacacacacacacacaccatagtaGACTATATGTATATAGTCTTATCTGAGATCTTTTGGCCATTCATTGCATGAGTCATACAGACAGGTTAAGTTTCTTGCATCAGATATAGTTTCTTGGATCAGATATAATGCACACATTTAACACACTGAAACAGCCACTCTTCCTCACTCTTAAACACACTGCATTTAACACACTGaaacattcactttctcactcactcttataCACACTGCATTTAACACACTGAaacattcactctctcactcacacactgcatttaacacactgaaacattcactctcaccctcactcttacacacacagacagttaaACAGTCTCAAACAGTGTGTGCTCTGTCACTTGCTCCATTCTGCCTCCTGCCTGTGTAAAGAGACTGTCTGTGTTTAatcgagtacacacacacacacacacacacacaggcatgtcgAATGCCAGCAGCAACGCTGAAGGGGGCAGCCCTGGAAACAGCTGTTTACTGAGAGACAGCTGTAGAACACCAGAGGAGGGGGCACTATGTTTCccctatctgtctctctgtttctctctctctcactcacacacacacatgctcgctctctctctttcttgctcattTTCTAAATTGCTTTCCTGCaacccttttcttttttcttcttttagaGCATCGTCTCCCTCATTGCCATCATCTCCTTCTGTCATCTCTTTTTCTAACCTTTCTTCTCCCTTCTTACTTTTCTACCtcggatagacagacagatgcacccacccacgcacgcacgcacacacacacacacacacacacacacacacacacacacacacacacacacttacactcacactcagacagTGCCATCACTTGTACTGTGTTACTGTGTTGTCAGTTGGTGTCCAAAGGAAGTGCCCAGAGGAGGCTGTGCGGATGTGGGTCAGCAGTAAAGGAAGCGCTGGACACTGCTAGCAGGAGTGGGAGGGAGACATGCAAGCCTGGGGGGTGGGAGTAGGGAGTAGGGAAAAGATCACAGGGCGGGGCAAGTTGCCAGAGGCTCTGGCTGGACATCCATCAGCAGCACCTTTATGTCAGATATGTTCTTGTGCATCACACATGTGCATATGCTGAGCCTACACCCTCCAGAGGTCTACTGCATGCCCAGAACACCtgaatactacacacacacacacacacacacacacacacacacacacacacacacacacacacacacacacacacactgtgtattcactctctcactcattttcAGGGCTCCTTAAAAGTTTTAGGGAGCAAGTGAGTAGTAGAATAACAATTTTCTTAGCGGCTACTCTGAATATAGTATAAtactttttaataaaaaaataatttttatttttaaacaagTGGCTCTGGGACCAGTTGGACCTGGAGAAAGAATTATCGGCACGTTATTGCATCATGACTTAACAACCGGATACTGCAgacagatgtgtttgtgtctgatgtgtgtgtggtgatggttTGTCTGCAGTGTGGAGGAACTGTATCCCGGCCGGCCTTATGGAGCACTGGACTCTGGCTTCAACAGCGTGGACAGCGGAGACAAGAGATGGTCAGGCAATgaggtaatacacacacacacacacacacacacacacacacacacacacacacacacacacacacacaaccagcagTTGTGCTCTGTTCCATGAAGTTGTCGATCATAAGTTCTGTCGTTTATTAACTTCTAGCTAGCAAACAAATATTGTCCCTAGCATTTTAGGCATAACTTTGTCAGGCTGAGACTACTGATATCTGCCCATGGAGAAAAGGATTTTGAGCGTTCAGTCAAACCTTGATCTGATTAGGTCTATTAGATCAtatgaacacgcacacacacgcacacacacgcacacacatacacacacacacacacacacacacacacacacacaaccagcagTTGTGCTCGGTTCCATAAAATTGTCAATCATAAATTCTGTTGTTAATTAACTTCTAGCTAGCAAACAaatattatcacacacacacacacacacacacacacacacacacacacacacaataacacagctGTTCCCAGAGGGCAGACAGCCACGTGCGACCCCTGAGCCTAAGTGACGTATTTCGCACATGTTGACCTCCGGGAGCTCATCGCCCTTCCTGTCTCTGTGCTCTTCTTTTGTCTTCTCatcccttgctctctcccttTAATGCTTCCCCTCCCGTGTCCCCCTTTCCTCCATGGCTTTTTCCTGTCTGCACTCGTCCCACcctatccctccatccatccccccattcctccctccctccctccctctctctctctccctctgtccccctgCAGCCGACGGACGAGCTGTCGGACCTGCCTCTGAGAGTGGCGGAGATCACCAAAGAGCAGAGGCaacggagggagagggagagggagcgcgGCGACGAAAGCAAACACAGCTCGGTCGTCGCCAACGGCACATGTGAGATACTtcctctttttgtgtgtgtgtctgtctgtctgtctgtctgtctgtgtgtatgtcctgtgtgtgtttgtgtgtatctttgcATGTTTATTCATGAGTgtctgtttgcatgtttgttagTGTGCGTTAatcattgtctgtgtgtgagtgtacgcgAGAAGGACACCACAGATTTGTTCCAAAATGGGCTGTTTAAATGATAACATAGTTTTAGAATAGCAGTGCTTTCAACACAGTCAACATTTCAACACTAAAATGATAGTTATTTTCTTATTCCACAGTGGAAATGAACAGTGGGATGAGTGTGATTGTGGTCTTTTtgtggttttcttttttttgtctatcccaaaccctgtgtgtgtgtgtgtgtgtctttgtgtatgtgtgattgtgtttgctCGCGTGCGTGTCAGTGTAAGTTGTTGTATGTGAgccgctttggataaaagggtCTGCTAATTGTAaacgtgtgtgtctgcctgtctctctttgtCAGTGGAGTCGGAGATTGAGCAGATCGATTTCATCGACAGCTGTACaggtgaggaggaagaggaggagggccgcagcagcaggagccggACGTCAGACGCCGTCAGCCTCAGCTCCCAGTTCATGGCCTACATAGAGCGGCGGATCaccagagaggtgtgtgtgtgtgtgtgtgtctatgtgtatgttccatgtgttgtgcatgcattacttgaaaagaactagctccagttatgtatgaacagtgaaggtaacaatctcttaaacatgtgaaaaacgtgaacttgaagaagtgaaaattgaacaatatgaactatgaatattgaacaacttgaagctacatctataagtgtgaacatgcttaacaaaatatgggaacaaaacatgggaactaaacatgcattacgaatataatcagtgcgagccatgtgcttgtttccctgcaacaagaagcttccatctgggggtgatggaagacagtgacaccctcagtgtgtttgaaatgtccagtcgattgcgcaatttggtcttagttgccgTCATTGCCAAAAACCCGACTGGGGACCGCTGTGTTAGGGAAGGGTCGCGATTTTTGAATATCCAATAGTTaatttaactagatgtaccgcagagcggtacaaaatatgaccgccgaccagtccagcacattttttccacaaaaataaatcatgctgaaaggcctatatgattctaactgtctcactaaattgcattatccgcactcaattctcactggtatctgctagacaacaagtaccaacatgattagttcatagatttcacatgtaaaattcattttatacaaccccacccccatcttgcctgttcataattctgagaaattattgaattgtgtgcatgtgtgtgtttgtctgtgtgtgtgcgtttatgtttatgtgtgtgtgtgtgtgtgtgtgtgtgtgtgtgtgcgcgtgcttgtgtgtttgtctgcgtatgtgtttttgtgcatgtgcatgcatgcatacatatgtctactgtgtgagtatgtgtcatacgtatgattactgtgaatgtatgtgtgtgcgtgtgtatttgtttatgcacatgtgtgcacatggaatgggttaacatgacccctggaggcaaacatacggaaagaattggtcatcctaggccctacggttctcgagatatttacagaaaactgtgtctgccctaccctccttttggggggtccagtccagcggggggggggctaaagatcaaaacgaaaaacgatggttccatgctatccatgtggggttacatgcccaccaagtttcgtgtaccccggtctttcagtgtcccgggaatccttgacggaaatttggaaaTGCGAAAAAGAAATATTTTTCATAATTATAGCATATTGAATAGCTAATGCAATAATAGTTTTGTCTCCAGAAATAAagatataaataaatgaaatttcCCAATGTGGGTGGCAGGGCAACTTTTGATTTATAGTCAACTAATTCTCAGTGATTATCAAATAGTATTTTTGCCTAGTGCATGTGTCTATGTGAATGTAAGtatgtcactgtgtgtgcatatattgtATGTCTACGATACTAAACCTACACTACACGCATTGTAGGGTTCTCCTGTGAAGTCCGGTTCTTCAAGAGATACGAGGACAGATGACCCGAGGCGACACGGTTCCCTCCAAAACAGGTGCATACACGACATCTCCCACTGCGTCAGTTTGCCCtcagaggaaacacacacacacaccttcccacaTGCACCCACATGTCCATAGTAGTCCTATTATTATGCTCAGATGCTATTCATATTGGTATTTTTTACTGAAGGAGGtaaataaaataacataaaacaaaggaaaaacattgttaacTACTAACTGCTAAACTACTACTAACTACTAAATAATACACAAGGCTGTAGTTAATTAACAAATGATTGGGTGTTTAGATGTTTGTGTCACATTTCTGTGTTTCTCCCTGTAGAAGTGTTCCAGATGGAGCAAGTCCCACATCCTCTACAGCACAGGGCCAGGTAAGAGCTACTGCAGcttcatacgtgtgtgtgtgtgtgtgtgtgtgtgtgtgtgtgtgtgtgtgtgtgtgcgcgagatgGGAGGTAGCAGGCTATTGCacctactttgtgtgtgtgttgtgtggttatgtgtttgtatgtttgtgtgtgtgtgtgtgcacgcttgaaTGTGCAGGTCTCTATGTGAGTCTGTTTATGGGTGTGGACACGTGTTTATCTGtctatttttgtgtttgtctatctgtgtgtggtcTTCGTATCTGTTGTGAAAATCTTTCCTAGTCTTTGAGTGCTTTAGTGTCTTCCTCTGCAAACTCTCTtgattcatctctctctctctctctctgtctccctctttctctctctctctctctctacacctctctctctttctcctcatgTCCATCTCACAGAGGTCAGGGGTCGGTGTGGAACGCGTGCGGCGGGAGGCCCAGCTGGCAGCGCTGCGGTACGAAGAGGAGCGGCACAAAACACGCTCCGTCCAGAGGGACGCCGTCATGAGCTAcgtcaaggtacacacacacacacacacacacacacacacacacacacacacacacacacacacaaacgctacACAGCCATTATATGACAAATTGAGATATTCTTCATTCCAAAGAGAGGTCGTAATACTTGATGTcaatgtgcatgtgtacacacacacacacacacacacacacacacacacacacacacacacacacagaataagaaATTGAGCTTCATCGCTGCACTTACGCACATGTTCACATCTGTACAtactttctccctcacacaGTCTCACAATGTCATACCTCACCTAATACCGTAGACCTCAGATTACCTTTGACACATCAGACAGACATCTCAGAAAAGCTCAGGGGGACTTCAGTGTGACCTTTGGCTAAACAGCCACAAGCTCAGTGTGTGGATTCACACCAATGGGCCCCCACAGACAGAAAATATGATTCACTTCTtgtcacacacatgctcagattCGGACGTGCTTAATTGCAAGATTATATTACAAGAATGTCCAAAGTCATAAACACGcagtcacgcacgcacacagtaaACCTGAGACACTGGTCAATGAAACCAGCTGGTCATGACTATGACCAATTATttgacactctgtgtgtgtgtgtgtctgtgtctctgtgtgtgtgtgcgtgcgtttacAGCACAAAGCCACCCAGAGCCCTACTAAGCTGAGCCCTACAGACGGCGAGGTGAGTGTGTATCTCTGTCCTCCTGAAGTCTCTGCAACAGATGGCACACATAGCAACAGTAGTAACCAGCGGTGCCCAGTTATTAAAACCCTCCAATAGGCCATGTCTGGAATCACTGCGGCAGTATTTCCACCTTCTGTTGCTTTTGTCTTGTTCTTGACAGTAGGGTggtatttttttctgtgtgctCTTGGCTCTCGTTGTCCCATTGAAACTCTGCTTTTTACTGTTTCTCTTCTTTACTTGAgtgttctcccctccctctttcattcTATTCCTCTTTTTCACCATTCTGTCCATCCTCTACCATCATGCTTAAAGCCGGACCATATGTTGTAGCTGCCTTTCTGTACCcctcgcatgtgtgtgtgtgtgaaaatgtgtttgtgtacatccGCTTGTGCACATGTCTGTCCATACCTGtgtgtccaagtgtgtgtgtgtctgcattgtgagtgtgtgagtccaTGATtgttcccgtgtgtgtgtggtccatatgtgtgtgtgcgtgtgcgtgtgtgtgtgtgtgcacacatgcgtgtccatgtgtgtgtgtgtgtgtgtgtgtgtgtgtgtgtgtgcatgcgtgtcttggtgtgtgtgtgtccgtgtgtatgtgtgtgtccgtcctcactccctctctccccgtcCCTCCCAGACTGTGTACCCCTCCAGACGCTCTACCCACACGGATGACTCCGCCCTTTTCATGGTAAGAGTCTGACTGCACAGTGTGGCCCCTTCTCCCTGCTtaccccgccccctcccccattcACACCCAATCACATCATCTCCCCCAAACTTTCCCCCAAACTTCCTCCTCGTAATCCCTTGTTATGATTGGTGGATGTAACAAGTACACACGATTCCATCACCAATCGTAGCAAACACCCAGTCATTAAGTCACAAAGTTAATCTTGATTTGCCTTGTCTGTACCTTGTCTGCCTCTTTGATAGTTTTAATGTTTTTCTTTGTGGAAGTAATATTGCATCTCTATTATCTATATCTGTCTATTATCTTAAGTAATGAGATAGTAATGCTTATATTGACTAGAATGATGAGCAGTGTGTAAGACAGTGATGGCGAGTGTCTACTAGGCAGGCGTTGTGCCTGTGGggttgtactgtactgtactgtgttgGGTTGCTGGGGTGTGTTCCTCCTCTGTGTCCCTACTGCCTGTCCTCAGCTGTGACTGGACTAACACGAGCTCCCTCTCCCTGCTGTGCAGTAACCTACCTGCCTACCCCGGCTCAAAGCTTCTGCTCTCTTCTgctgtcccctctctctttctctcttcctctctctctctggcattcCCTTCTGCTGtcccctctttcactctctccctctctcgctctttctttctttctttctttctttctttctttctttctttctatgtctcactctttcactctggcAATCTCTTCTGTCTGacacctctctccatctctcccaccattcctgtctctctctttctctctctctctatctgtctctctctatggtTCTCCCTTctgacacctctctctctctcactatctctgtcCCACTattcctgtctctctttctttctttctctctcactctgtctctctctctctctctcggcctgGCCGCCTTTGCCAGAGCGAGTACCAGCCTCTCAGGGTGTTTGAGATAGACACTGACACCAACACTATAAAGAGGAGGCCAGGCACTCACAAGCAGGTGAAACAATCACACATACTTAAAACGTttatacgcgcacacacacacacacacacacaaataaacacgcacacatacacacacaacctctacccacttcctcacacacactccctctctcacacacaatgtGTCCACATATACTGAAATAGtggttacacaaatacacacatacacagtgttgTCTTGTGGCCTGTATCTGTgctgcatgctgtgtgtgtgtttacttcaaTATATCAACAGAGTACTTGCACTGTGCTTGCAGTAATGGCTAACATTTAATatctttctccttcttttcACGATCTTTCTTCCCCGTTTCATTCTTTCATTATTATTCCTTTTGTTTCGTCCTTATCTTCCTTCTTTCAATTTTCTCGATGTCTTTCTCATTTCGGTTTTAATCCCTGCTAATTTCATGTTTTATTGTTATGtaaatctgtttttttctgtgttctTTTGTCTGTCTACATTTTCAtccttttttttatatattcttCTTCCTTTAAATGGTCATTTTTCTTCCTTTATTTTCCTTCCTACTTCGTTTCCTCCTCTTTGTCTTTTTGGCCCTGCGCTGCGCTTGTAGTCTCTGCCTGGGATGTCCATGGATGGGTGTGTCTCTCATGGCTCAGACACCGCCCCCTCCTGTCCACTGCAGGTACTGCTGCCAAGCAGGGAAGCTCAAGCTCTCACTGCTGAGAACCTATAATGGCTGCATAGGGACTTGGTCTGATTTGAGATTCAGTAGTGATGTAGCATTTAGGAATGTCAAGAGGATACACAGCTGGTAAAATGCTTAACCTTTGAAATGGCAGATTCAGTTATGCTCTAAAGATCTACAGGTTCACCATACGTTCACCATAAGTTTACCATACGTTTTAAATGATCTGCCTTTTTCTGTCCCATCTTGCCCCTTTTCTGGACTGTGCACAGCAAGGGGAAGACCGCTCACCTTTGGCACCCACAGGTAAGTGTCTGAGCCACTGGCTTGTGTGCATAGCAAGCATAGCACTTGCTACAGTCACCTTTTGCAGTGTCCTTTGCAGTTTGTTTAGGTCCCATTGTCCATTTGATGGAGTCTGCCGTTGTTTTGGCTCTCTGAGTATTATGTCTGTCTTGCATTATAAGCCTGTCCCATGCGGGTTCTTAGTGCTGAGCATTTCCCCACCCACGAcctcccaaaacacacacagagactcacacacacacctccacacaatATCCATTCACCTGCTAGTGCCTTCTCCATTCACTATCCACTGCTCACCAAATTCACCACCTCCCCACACTCTTTTCCTTCTCCGATTGGCCCACACGCCCATCTCTCGCCTGCAGCCCTCCAATCACCCTCTTACCCCGGTCCCACTGCACCGCCCTCCTGCCGCGGCCCCGCCCCGAGACCCGACAGCTTCCTGTACCGCCTCagccagagagaggagaagaagagaggtggGTGGTGATGACGGTGGTGGATGCGGAGGGGTCGCGACTCTTAGGGGACCCTCTGTGGCATGCTGTTAGACGCTCTGCTGACGACCACGTcggagaatgtctaataaggggagaaccttcactctcggaacgcttccggtgtggtactgcatctaggggcgctcgcgggcgagtccagaatgaatggaggtctatggagctgtacccctcaaaatccacttttctcaggatataatttttttcaagtaatttgaatattgtattcgaaaggggaggcaaagacaatacacttggttgagtattatattttctaaagtcacttaattgttctaaaaagcctttcaaacgtgtcaatgacgtcattcattagcatgatcatagcatagcatagcatcaatgctagcgttttatgggcaacaacgacccattctgtaagaaaacgaaaggacatgactcctggattatttcacttttgattgataatccatatccattttgcgaaaaataaaataaaatctgagggtttcagttgttaaataggtgaaaacaataaatgtagccatgtagctccataggaccccatgtattttggactcgcccgcgatcgccatctaggtgaactctggtgaactgcagccaagttcggtttgtatgggattaatagagagtggggaggctctccgtagacgggctctgaccaCGTCGTCCGCTCGCTTGTGTTAGTCACCTCTTAGCAGTGGTGCTGCTTTCTGCAAGGCCTTGGCCGCTTCTGTCACATTGACCTCACTGCATTCTGCTTCGCTTGCCATTGGTGTGgcttgtgtgtgggggtgctgatctgtgtgtgtgtgtgtgtgtgtgtgtgtgttgacccttTTCCATTCACCAGGATTAATCAGCAGGGCTGTTAATTAACACCAATAGACTTCCAGCTGTCACAGGAGATTAATGTTCTAACccattttatgtgtgtgcatatgaataaccgtgcaagtgtgtgtctgtgaaagagGGAGTCTGTCCTTTTTTTGTGTGGAACTGGGAAATTACATCAGAGGCGTTATTGAAGCGTTTTTCGGTGGCCCGTCTGCCTTGAGTGCGTTTTACGCTTTACTTCTATTtacagtgtgtatgtgaagcGAACACATAGAAAAACACATTGTTGTGTCTTGTTAGAGACGGAGGCAGTGAAAATTGATTAATTTACGTTTCACATCTCACTTGTGGTGTAAATTCCCAGTAAGGgtacttttgttttgttctgtgtgtgtgttcagggttttttttctctgcTCAAGGAAAATGAAATGTTGGCCTGCCCAAGCAGAAAAAAGGTGTTGTCGCTTTTGGTGTAATTCAATTAGATGTCCTCATCCTGCACTTTTGTTACAATTGGACGAGCCTGCTGCTAAAAGCGCACTCATACAGCTGCCAGTCCACCCTAAATGCAACTCTTTTCACCCCTCCCTGTGTGGATGAGGCAGTGGCCAATACTAGCAGAAAAGGCCACTAAAACTGTTAGAGGGAAAGTTACTGTCAGGTGTATGTGCGGTCAGTAGCAGTACAGCTGACCGTCACCTGCACACCTGATCAGTTGCTATAAGTAATGTGTGAAAAGGGAGCAGAACACCAGACACATCCAACTTGTTTTCCTAAATCAATTTAAGCCTGTTATctttcagtgccatcaaaaggATGGTTTGTGAAATTGACAGACAAGCAAATAAATGTTTGATAAGCAGGAAGGCTGCTGGCTTTCAAAGGCCTTTGTTTATGTTCTGGAAGTTGCACTCACTTGTGCATTTCCTACCAATATCtcggggggaaaaaaaccttgtgtgtgtgtatgtatgtatgtatgtatgtatgtatgtatgtatgtatgaatgtatgtgcaTGAGTTAGAAATTGTGTGACGAGGCACCTTGAGGGTTACATATGTTTGAgaaatggtctctctctctctctctctctctctctctctctctctctctctctctctctctctctctctctctctctctctctctctctctctctctctctctctaggtgaCTCCACAGTGCCTCGGTCAGAGCCTGAGGAAGTCACACCCACCCCAACCCAGGTGCTTGTGGGAGAAGAGGCGGAGCTTGTGGATCAACTGAGAAAGGTACAGACGGGTGATCGTAGTGATACCTTCTCATCAATTCATTTCTAACAACAGACC is a genomic window of Alosa sapidissima isolate fAloSap1 chromosome 15, fAloSap1.pri, whole genome shotgun sequence containing:
- the lrch3 gene encoding DISP complex protein LRCH3 isoform X5 codes for the protein MAASVLLSAENTVPTFAVGNPGAAGVSGNGVGAACPASWNRSLDRALDEAAATGCLNLSGRKLKEFPRSAANHDLTDTTRADLSRNRLPELPVEVCMFVSLENLNLYQNCLRSLPDSLVNLQALTYLNISRNQLSTLPAPVCSLPLKVLIACNNKLVSLPEELGQLRQLTELDVSCNEIQTLPSQVGQLEALRDLNIRRNHLARLPPELAELPLVRLDFSCNKVTSIPVCYRNLRHLQSIVLDNNPLQSPPAQICIKGKIHIFKYLNMEACKTAPDLPDYDRRPLFGNCVEELYPGRPYGALDSGFNSVDSGDKRWSGNEPTDELSDLPLRVAEITKEQRQRRERERERGDESKHSSVVANGTLESEIEQIDFIDSCTGEEEEEEGRSSRSRTSDAVSLSSQFMAYIERRITREGSPVKSGSSRDTRTDDPRRHGSLQNRSVPDGASPTSSTAQGQRSGVGVERVRREAQLAALRYEEERHKTRSVQRDAVMSYVKHKATQSPTKLSPTDGETVYPSRRSTHTDDSALFMQGEDRSPLAPTALQSPSYPGPTAPPSCRGPAPRPDSFLYRLSQREEKKRGDSTVPRSEPEEVTPTPTQVLVGEEAELVDQLRKNIECRLKVSLPSDLGAALTDGVVLCHLANHVRPRSVPSIHVPSPAVPKLTMAKCRRNVENFLEACRRIGVPQERLCSVGEVLRGEGRGVLRTLAELLSRAPPPLASPPAQLAGFALFYLSIMSLLCALYCHLLPRL
- the lrch3 gene encoding DISP complex protein LRCH3 isoform X6 — encoded protein: MAASVLLSAENTVPTFAVGNPGAAGVSGNGVGAACPASWNRSLDRALDEAAATGCLNLSGRKLKEFPRSAANHDLTDTTRADLSRNRLPELPVEVCMFVSLENLNLYQNCLRSLPDSLVNLQALTYLNISRNQLSTLPAPVCSLPLKVLIACNNKLVSLPEELGQLRQLTELDVSCNEIQTLPSQVGQLEALRDLNIRRNHLARLPPELAELPLVRLDFSCNKVTSIPVCYRNLRHLQSIVLDNNPLQSPPAQICIKGKIHIFKYLNMEACKTAPDLPDYDRRPLFGNCVEELYPGRPYGALDSGFNSVDSGDKRWSGNEPTDELSDLPLRVAEITKEQRQRRERERERGDESKHSSVVANGTLESEIEQIDFIDSCTGEEEEEEGRSSRSRTSDAVSLSSQFMAYIERRITREGSPVKSGSSRDTRTDDPRRHGSLQNRSVPDGASPTSSTAQGQRSGVGVERVRREAQLAALRYEEERHKTRSVQRDAVMSYVKHKATQSPTKLSPTDGEQGEDRSPLAPTALQSPSYPGPTAPPSCRGPAPRPDSFLYRLSQREEKKRGDSTVPRSEPEEVTPTPTQVLVGEEAELVDQLRKNIECRLKVSLPSDLGAALTDGVVLCHLANHVRPRSVPSIHVPSPAVPKLTMAKCRRNVENFLEACRRIGVPQERLCSVGEVLRGEGRGVLRTLAELLSRAPPPLASPPAQLAGFALFYLSIMSLLCALYCHLLPRL